The Cupriavidus necator N-1 DNA window AAAAGCCATTGATATAGACCACCTGCGACAGCCCGTCCATGGCCGCCAGCATCGGCGAGCCGGCCGGCGCCAGCTCGCGGTAGATATCGTCCTCCACCACCAGCAGCCGGTGCTGCTCGGCCAGCTGCAGCACGCGGAAGGCGTTCATACTGCTCAGGCTGGCGCCGGTCGGGTTCTGCAGCACGGTATTGATAAAGAGCGCGCGCGGGGCGTGGGCGCGGATGGCATCGTCCAGCGCATCGGTATCGAGCCCCGCCGCCGAGCGCGGCACGCCCACCACGCGCAGCCCCGCCAGCCGCAGGATCTGCAAGAGGTTGCAGTAGCAGGGCGATTCCACCAGCACCGTATCGCCGGCACGCAGCAGCGTGCGCACCACCAGGTCCAGCGCCTGCGTGGCGCCCTGCGTCAGTACCACCTGCTGCGCCTGCAGCGGGATGCCGTACTGGCCCAGGCCTGCGGCGATATGCTCGCGCAGCGGCGCAAAGCCGTAGGGATGGCCGTAGCCCGACAGCTGCGCCGCCGGCACGCGCGCCGAGGCGCGCATGGCCTGGTGCAGCCCTTCCTCGTTGAGCCAGTCGCCGGGCAGCCAGCCAGCGCCAGCCTTGATCGGCACCGAGTGGTCGGCGAACACATCCGACAGCAGCCACGCCGCGTTCAGACCCGGCGCCTCCCAGTGCGGCGCGCGCGCGCGCCCGGCGGGGGCATGGCGGTGCGCCACGGTATAGCCCGAGCCCG harbors:
- a CDS encoding aminotransferase-like domain-containing protein translates to MLTLNLTRSRRDGDTLTEQIVAGIAALVEQRALRAGTALPSVRRFAQHHHVSTFTVAEAYGRLTALGYLAARPGSGYTVAHRHAPAGRARAPHWEAPGLNAAWLLSDVFADHSVPIKAGAGWLPGDWLNEEGLHQAMRASARVPAAQLSGYGHPYGFAPLREHIAAGLGQYGIPLQAQQVVLTQGATQALDLVVRTLLRAGDTVLVESPCYCNLLQILRLAGLRVVGVPRSAAGLDTDALDDAIRAHAPRALFINTVLQNPTGASLSSMNAFRVLQLAEQHRLLVVEDDIYRELAPAGSPMLAAMDGLSQVVYINGFSKTITPSLRVGYLAASPDLAKAFARTKMAVGLTSSEVTERLVYSVLTSGHYGRHVAALAERLRAQQDRVTEKMETHGLEVLLRPEGGMFAWARLNEAAQARLQASRRGEPLHGNRLATLALEHGIWLAPGSYFEPDETDSPWIRFNVATGDAPQLWQFFDRLAQAPRAA